Genomic DNA from Solanum dulcamara chromosome 4, daSolDulc1.2, whole genome shotgun sequence:
ATAGGGCACGAAAAAGGAAAGACCAAACACTTCGCCCTAATGAGAATGAGAAACGACAAATTGAGAAGATGAGGTGCCTCGAAACCCCTCATTTAGGCGAGCCATATTTCAAAATGAAAGTTAACGAGTAAGCAAAAAATGTAAGCGCTCTAGGGAATTATGTAGTCCATGCTAAATTAATTGTATCATGGGCCAGAAGAAAGTCACTGATTCAAATTTGTGGAAGGGCTTGTTTTTTCCCCTGTATACCGCACCTCTAACAAGGAGCGAGAGATATTAATTTCTTATCATGgcatcaaatttaaatttattcccACTGTTAGTTTACCTGATGTTGGATCCAATATGTTATTGTTTACCCTTTAAATATTCggatcaaaatatacaaattattaATAATTGAAGTTATATCAATTTTCCAAAAGGATATTTTGTATGTGAAAGGAATTTGAATTCAGGCTTTACGTTTGTAGAAATAATCAAGAAATACTTTTCGTGACTCTGATGCTATCCACTAAGTAAATAACTATCATTAAGGAGAGCGAAAAATATTGCATTTTTCAAATCGATTTTCATATTATGAGCTAAATTTTTAGATTGAGTTAATCTGAAAtctattttttatcatagattAATTGGAAGTCCTAATGTCCTTTTAAATACGACATAATTTACTAAAATGACAAGTAAAATTAAGGAACTAACGTTGGTTTGTCTCCTAGGGAAAGTGTCGACTAGAATGATTATTATGTAGCCAAAGAAGTGAGTACGTCTAGTGGTCCTTGTAACCCAAAACTTTGgaagcaaataaaaaataaatgacttttaattgtttaattaattttgtagGCAAATTAAGTGGAGCTACTAAAACTAATGTGGCatgtaagttaaaaaaaaatgatgagtTTCTGTCGAATTTGTGTATTTTCGATTAAGTGatttttatattatgaaaaaaaatgatttttaaattgatataaatataattaagtgATTTTATATAAGAAAATTGACTTTTGTAGTATGAACCTATATTTAAGTGACCTTCCATGATTTATTCAATATTTGGATGATAAAATTCTTGTATTATGTTATTTCCATTTTTCTTGGAGAAGTTTCCTATTTAGGAAGATGGGCTAATTGTAAAACAATCTACGATGAAGAGTTGGTCCTCTAATTTGGAATATACATTTTTTcccttaaaatatcatatatatactcTCAACTATTTATGAGATACTTAAATAAGTAATATATCAAAGTAGAACCTAAATCAAAATGAAACCTtattctaaattttattttagtgtcGTACCACTAGACCTAcctgaattaattataattagtaAAGTTTAATTCATTGTTTTTGACAAATATAATAGACTACCCAAAGTGTATGAGTTGGATGATCTTTACAAATTTATAggtaataaattaaaataaataatgagaTTATTCATTTTCAACTATACAAATCATTATGTCATTGTGTGTGGGACCATAATGAATAAAAGGACAAATGACCAAAGAGAAAGAAACCTAGAAATATGCCTCCTTATGAGATTTATTTTTGTAGCCtttaaaaattagtttttaatCGCATGATGTTTTTTTGGaagagatttttattttatacgttaaaatttcaaaaaaaaagaagagagagaccATTCTTCTACTTAATTTGGAAATGACTATAAGAAATCATTTTCTCAAttctttctattctttttttttaaaatcatctgttattcaaaaaaaaaaaatcgacaaaattaaattgatatattgtaaaaatatttccaaggaaaatgaaaatacttttattattttttaatttgaaattaaaaattgaaaatttatacTCTGAATATCTTAATTTaagtattttaatttgattaaacgttgagtttaaaaaataaaaatatacataattctttaaatttcatcatcaaacttgcacataaaatattaaaatattaaaaattttattataatttaataaattaaataaaaaataagacacTTAATTTGAAGGAGTGAATATCAAACATGAAGAGATCTTATTCATGTTCCATACAAACCATCAATacctttttattttactttagttTTATATTCTACACATTGTGGCTAGTTATGATGACAActctttctcctttctttcCTTTCTCCATTATTGATTGACATTATACTAATCATAATGATAATAGAATCAATAATTCAATCCCACCCCCACCTCATTAATCATAGTAGTATATTTTTAAGTATTATtttgtgtataaatatatgaaaagAATGAAAGTGAAAGGTTGGACCCCATATGTTGGTGGCCCCAGATATACAAGACTTATTACTGATCCCTAATGATGAACTTAAATCATTTATATAGATAAAGCAAAGAGAATTAACAGTACTAGCTGCTTTTATGTTTCTCTATTTTGGGTAAATATTCATAAacgataagaaatattttttcagtcTCAAAATACTTAATGTGTgtctataaaaaaataaataattaaagatgtatttaatattttaaaatattaactttATTTATTCTCTTTATTTGTCATAATTGAAGTACTTACAATTTTTCAACcaatatgattaaaaaaaacaaaaaaacatatatattaaaaattttaaaataataaatatttttaagagtAATTTAAAACGGAGGGAGTACGACTTTTAAATGTTATTTCCATTCCACATTTTTTCTGACACCTCCTTTGTGTCAAACTCTGTCAAGAACTTTTATCATTTTTACAAACAGTCACAACTATTATGTTTAATCTAAAAAATTTCATATGAAATTCACagtttgaataaataaaatttatgtaaaaataaaatatgaaaataaaactCCCACATATATAGGTGAAAATAAAAGTTCCACAAGAATAGTCACTTTTTTTAACTTCTATAAATACGAATACATTATAGAAATAGTGTATTCAAGTTGCACGCGTGTTTCAGATTTTGTTATATTAGGatagaagtttttttttttttttgtaattcctaaaaattatacaaataataaCTCTGAAAAGATACTAATTCTTtggattttcttttatataaatGAAACTCATATTTTGattgtaacttttttttttatttgactaAATATAATGATATTCTAATCAAGATTAGATAAAGAAGAAATATACAATGAGAAAGAATCAACATTGCATCTAgagaagaaataaataaaatttcaacaaaatattttatgtatttgacTCAAAAGAGAAACAATCACAATTGAAATTATAATATGTATTTTGGCTAaaatttttcttaatttgtccaaaataaataaagtttcaACTAATTTGAGCctgtttgaattgatttttggCTTATGATTTATAAGCTAAAAGTGTAAGTTAGAAATTATaacttataacttttgacttatttttgttattttaatttaaaaattaatagagattattttgattatatggcAATTAATAATTGAAAATGTCCCCTAGaagttgatttttattttttatttttctttcttctcatgAGTCTAAAAAAAACGTGCATTCACGCTTTTTGTCAGATCAACGTCTAGAGAGATGGAGGACAAATAGTCCAACCTAAAATTTAGGTATGCATTGCATAAAATAGAACAAATTTAAGGGGGTTTCGATCGCTTCTGTCTTTATTAGTTTGATATAAAAAAGTGATCATCACCAATTATCAGGATCTGTTTGGCTATGTGagataaaattatgatttaaaattatgatatgaagttgaaaatttgtttggacatgcaatttaaatttttaagttatatcctttgctcataatcataaaaatctcacaagttatgaaaattattaaaattgcCCCAATTTTTTTATACATTATTACCAAATAAGTTAAAGTTTATCACAAAAATATACAATACACTATCACatgtctatttttaaaaaatataatatttattaattgaGCTTTAGTTcaataaaacaataaaattgAACTTGAGTTGTAGTGTATTACTCCTTAATATAATTCTCATACATAATACAGACGATCTCTTCATTGGCCGTACATTTCTCAATCATATGATTGAAAAGTCGAACTACCATAGTTACTTTGTATTATTTGTTGATCAATATCATTAGTAACTGTATCATCATATTCAAAAGGTGATAATAAATAAGTAGGCATTGGTTTTAGGTAATAATAAATTTGGTTGGTAAGAGTAATTGTTATatcttgataaaaataatttaaaaattgataaaaataataatatcaattataaattttatttacatatgaaGTAAATGATTGATAGATATGAAATAATGatatgaaattttcaaattaaattttttaatttattcaaaatttcatctcatgatttaaatttatgaaataaaattacATGTTTAAATACtaattatatttcattatttcaaattacaaaataaaattacatatctAAACACctacttaattaatcaagttGTTCAATGAAATTACAAATAAAAAGTTATAGTGAAAAGAGTTTGAATATGCTCACAGCATTTAGGGATGACTATGAGGCGGAGCAGATTGAGTTTAATccgtaattttttaaaattgtccCATCTCATTATgcattataatttattttattttaacctGCTCCTCCCAGTTCTGCATAGACCCCTTCTATATAAATTCACCctgtataaatttttaagtttttttttctttaattgagtttaatatgaaaaataaaattcataatttttttcaatttttgctAATCAATATcaacaactaattaattatttttagttaatatttcaataattatttcttaatcgCTAATTAACTGTTTCTAATTAACATTTTAACAACTAACAATTCACTGGACACGtctagtttaatatttttttttaaaaagttaaaactaaaatcaaaatttaatataaaaaaaatatatttttaatttttagtaattacaaagatttaatttttttaaagttattatttagtACCTTAAACCTGCAACCCGCTCCACATAGCTCTAAACCTGTTCCGTACCTACTCCGCCCCGTTTCATTACCATCCCCAGCATTGTGTTAATTGCTCCCTTCGTCACATATtcattgatatttttttatacatacatgaaaaaattataaacaagaaaataatttttacgaAGTTACTTCTTAATTCTTTTTTGGAATTctataaataaatgaaaatattttaaaaaaaattaattaattcttttttaatttaataaaataaataattatttttagaaagatGATCAACTAATATAGCACGGAAGAAAGTACGGTTAGGGAAATGATAATGGAGGACTGCTCAATAATGAAAATCccaagtgggtcccacacctgcCATGGGGAGCGTGTAATACACTCTCATCAAAACCGCGGTTGGGGGATTATTTCACTTACCCTTGTTTGCAgcaataattataatttatagagAAAATAGTAGTAGAGGAAAAATGGAGGGCTCACTCACTGTGTCAGTAATAAGGCAATTGGAAAGAGAGGAACGTGCACCAATTCAAATTAGATCTGGATCCACTTAAGCACACCACACTAACTTACTCCCCTCTTTCTTGAAAGATTTGTAATTTTTGTACgtatagaaagagaaaaaacaaaGCTTGTTTTGAAGTGGGGGTGAGGTGGGGTGATTGGGAGGGGGTTGTGTTTGAAATTAAGTGGTGCTACTAGTATTAAACATTTATGGGGTTTCTGTTTCTGTTGCTGTCAAGCTGGTGCTACTGCTGCTGCTTCTTGCAGGCTGCATAGAATAGAAATAGAGAGGGTTGTGgtttaattttttccttttgaagttTGTTAACAACCCCATGTAGGGAAAATTGGATGAAAGTGGAAACAAAGAGGAAGTGAAAGATTTTGTAGTAGAAAAGACACTTCTTTTATGGGTAAAGCTCTAATCTTTATGTTTCAATTTggtaataaaagaaataaagagcAAAGAAAGAAAGCTTTCAGCTTTATTTgttcttatttcttttatttttgtttcttggtattttttttgtcATCTGTGCTTTGTTTGTAGTTTGTTGTTGTAACTACAGCTTTCAGTTTTCTTTATAGAGAAATACAACTActtattttcctttcaattAAGGGAATCCTCTCCTTTTCTCATCTCTCTGTTCAGCCTCCTCTCTCCACGGGAGATTTCTACCTTTAAGAGTTTTACACTTTTCtcttaatatattttctttttcttggttGTTTTATGCAGGAAGAGTAAGAGAAAGGAGAAACTTGAATCCTGTTAACAAACAGCTGGTGTGTTGCTAGTTGGTTGTGGGAAAGAAAGGATTTTTACTTTGCTTTTCTTGACAGTCTGTACTTTAGGAAAGACAAAAAGGAAGTTTGAGGGTTGGAGTTTGAATCTACTACCAACCCAAAGAAGACAGAAAGTTATGGATGCATATGAAGCTACAAAAATTGTTTTCCAAAGGATTCAAAATTTGGATCCTGAAAATGCCTCAAAAATCATGGGGATTCTTCTGATACAAGACCATGGTGAGAAAGAAATGATTAGATTAGCTTTTGGTCCAGAAGCTTTAGTTCACTCAGTGATTCTTAAAGCAAGAAAAGAACTTGGTCTTTCTTCAAACTCACCTTCTACACCTTCAACTCCTTCTTCACCTTCGCCTTTTGGTGGTTCAGTGTGTTTTTCAAGGcagaattcttcttcttcagcaACTTCTGGTAGGATTCTTGGTGGTTTAAACCTTCCTTCACCTCTTAGCATAACTAGTAACAACAACCACTCTTCAACTGTTTCTGCTTCTTGGAGTACTACTCCTAGCTTCTCTGAGTTCCAAGAAGCTGATTTAGTTAGTCCTAGTGCTTCCAACATCTCATATGCTGCTGCCAGTACTAATGGAATAAACAATTCCACTATGAATTCCTCTGCTCCACCCTTTTATTGCAATGGAGAAGTAGACTTGATTGATGAGTTTCAACTACAGGACCAACTTTCCTTCTTGAATGATGGGTCACCAACCTTGGGGCCTAAGAATCCTGATGTTTATTACCAACAACAGCAAGATTTAGCCTCAAGTCCAAGTGGGGATTCCATGCTATTCTCATCATACAACTGGGGTGGTGGCTGCAGCTCAGTCAACGGCCTCTCTCATAGAAGGAGCTGCTCTGTGAGTGATATTTGTTTGGGGGCTGATGACCCAAGTGGAGGACTTGGCTGGAAACCTTGTCTCTATTTTGCTAGAGGGTATTGTAAGAATGGAAGTAGCTGTAGGTTCCTTCATGGTGCTGGTCCTGGTGAGGCTGAAGTTGGGTCACCAAGCAAGTTTGAGATGATGGAACATTGCCAAGAACTTCTCAGATCTAAGTCAGCTCACCAGCAAAGATTAGCCTCAGCTTCTCAGCTCGTGGCTTCTTCTAACTTCCCTCTCTCTCCCATGATTGCTAACAAATGCATCAACTTTCTTCAGCAGCAACAGTTGCAGTCTGCTGAGAGTCCCAGGTTTGAATCCCCCCTCCTTACTGTCTATGTGGTGTTAATAAATTGGAACTTTGGACTGATCTTGATGTGAAATTTCTACAGAGCAGCTGCAGCATTGATGATGGGTGATGACATGCATAAGTTGACCAGAAGTCGTTTTGAAAGGGGGGATTTTGGACTGAATGGTGGAGCTGGAATAGCAAATCCAGGTTCAAGGCAAATTTACTTGACATTTCCAGCTGACAGTACTTTCAAAGAAGAAGACGTTTCCAATTATTTCAGGTATTATTggtttgaaaaattcaatgaatTAAGGTTGGCCCCTTCATTTTGAAGTTTTGGTTTCTTAAATCTTGTTATTCTTGATTTTTCTAGCACTTATGGGCCTGTTCAAGACGTGAGGATTCCATACCAGCAAAAGCGGATGTTTGGTTTTGTTACTTTTGTTTATCCAGAGACTGTGAAGACCATTCTTGCCAAAGGAAATCCTCATTTTGTATGTGATGCTAGGGTGCTTGTCAAGCCTTACAAAGAGAAGGGCAAAGTCCCGGAGAAGTTTAGGTAATAATCCTTATATTAGAATTACTTATGAAGTTTTTATTCTTTATGTTGATAATTTGTTTTTGGGGTTGAATTGTAGGAAGCAACACCAACAGCAGATGGAGAGAGGAGAATTCACTGGATGTGGTAGTCCTACTGGTTTAGAGTCCAGTGATCCTTATGATCTTCAGCTTGGTAAGTAACAAACATTAGGAGTTGATTTCTGATATTCTTTTATCATTAGAATGTGATTTCTCCCCAAAAGTTTCAACTTTTAAAATGCTAGTGTACTTATTGtggtcatttttgaaaaacaaTTTAGGTACAAGAATGTTTTACAATACTCAAGATGCATTATGGAGGAGAAAATTGGAAGAACAAGCTGATCTGCAACAGGCAATTGAGCTCCAAAGCAGGAGATTGATGAATTTACAGCTTCTTGATGTCAAAAGGAGCACCCATCATCGCGCCCTTTCCATGGGTGCTGTTATCCCTTCCCCACCTCACTCTCCAGGCTTCTTCAATCAAAATATGGTTCGATACGCAGACTTTGGCAGCCGAGAAGGTACATCTTACGTTTTGCTTCAATTGAGTGGAATGAATGCAGATAGATTTTGCACTAGGTTGAAATGGTAGCTCAGTTGATTGAATAATAACGGAAATGGGGTGT
This window encodes:
- the LOC129887022 gene encoding zinc finger CCCH domain-containing protein 53 isoform X4; amino-acid sequence: MDAYEATKIVFQRIQNLDPENASKIMGILLIQDHGEKEMIRLAFGPEALVHSVILKARKELGLSSNSPSTPSTPSSPSPFGGSVCFSRQNSSSSATSGRILGGLNLPSPLSITSNNNHSSTVSASWSTTPSFSEFQEADLVSPSASNISYAAASTNGINNSTMNSSAPPFYCNGEVDLIDEFQLQDQLSFLNDGSPTLGPKNPDVYYQQQQDLASSPSGDSMLFSSYNWGGGCSSVNGLSHRRSCSVSDICLGADDPSGGLGWKPCLYFARGYCKNGSSCRFLHGAGPGEAEVGSPSKFEMMEHCQELLRSKSAHQQRLASASQLVASSNFPLSPMIANKCINFLQQQQLQSAESPRAAAALMMGDDMHKLTRSRFERGDFGLNGGAGIANPGSRQIYLTFPADSTFKEEDVSNYFSTYGPVQDVRIPYQQKRMFGFVTFVYPETVKTILAKGNPHFVCDARVLVKPYKEKGKVPEKFRKQHQQQMERGEFTGCGSPTGLESSDPYDLQLGTRMFYNTQDALWRRKLEEQADLQQAIELQSRRLMNLQLLDVKRSTHHRALSMGAVIPSPPHSPGFFNQNMVRYADFGSREENGFAPKMANFAAFSADQKNGNLTAKERECFTAKDENSNGNESSKKEASDFQESSEHNLPDSPFASPKAVGDFITTFSNDTAGDADKGSLPDMAPLECRPGQLVMLRSLASLV
- the LOC129887022 gene encoding zinc finger CCCH domain-containing protein 53 isoform X1; this translates as MDAYEATKIVFQRIQNLDPENASKIMGILLIQDHGEKEMIRLAFGPEALVHSVILKARKELGLSSNSPSTPSTPSSPSPFGGSVCFSRQNSSSSATSGRILGGLNLPSPLSITSNNNHSSTVSASWSTTPSFSEFQEADLVSPSASNISYAAASTNGINNSTMNSSAPPFYCNGEVDLIDEFQLQDQLSFLNDGSPTLGPKNPDVYYQQQQDLASSPSGDSMLFSSYNWGGGCSSVNGLSHRRSCSVSDICLGADDPSGGLGWKPCLYFARGYCKNGSSCRFLHGAGPGEAEVGSPSKFEMMEHCQELLRSKSAHQQRLASASQLVASSNFPLSPMIANKCINFLQQQQLQSAESPRAAAALMMGDDMHKLTRSRFERGDFGLNGGAGIANPGSRQIYLTFPADSTFKEEDVSNYFSTYGPVQDVRIPYQQKRMFGFVTFVYPETVKTILAKGNPHFVCDARVLVKPYKEKGKVPEKFRKQHQQQMERGEFTGCGSPTGLESSDPYDLQLGTRMFYNTQDALWRRKLEEQADLQQAIELQSRRLMNLQLLDVKRSTHHRALSMGAVIPSPPHSPGFFNQNMVRYADFGSREENGFAPKMANFAAFSADQKNGNLTAKERECFTAKDENSNGNESSKKEASDFQESSSEHNLPDSPFASPKAVGDFITTFSNDTAGDADKGAGLNASSSANNNMIPSSSLFPATSTLDMTPFKSCYFQVPRFPSGHGAIGM
- the LOC129887022 gene encoding zinc finger CCCH domain-containing protein 53 isoform X2, with the translated sequence MDAYEATKIVFQRIQNLDPENASKIMGILLIQDHGEKEMIRLAFGPEALVHSVILKARKELGLSSNSPSTPSTPSSPSPFGGSVCFSRQNSSSSATSGRILGGLNLPSPLSITSNNNHSSTVSASWSTTPSFSEFQEADLVSPSASNISYAAASTNGINNSTMNSSAPPFYCNGEVDLIDEFQLQDQLSFLNDGSPTLGPKNPDVYYQQQQDLASSPSGDSMLFSSYNWGGGCSSVNGLSHRRSCSVSDICLGADDPSGGLGWKPCLYFARGYCKNGSSCRFLHGAGPGEAEVGSPSKFEMMEHCQELLRSKSAHQQRLASASQLVASSNFPLSPMIANKCINFLQQQQLQSAESPRAAAALMMGDDMHKLTRSRFERGDFGLNGGAGIANPGSRQIYLTFPADSTFKEEDVSNYFSTYGPVQDVRIPYQQKRMFGFVTFVYPETVKTILAKGNPHFVCDARVLVKPYKEKGKVPEKFRKQHQQQMERGEFTGCGSPTGLESSDPYDLQLGTRMFYNTQDALWRRKLEEQADLQQAIELQSRRLMNLQLLDVKRSTHHRALSMGAVIPSPPHSPGFFNQNMVRYADFGSREENGFAPKMANFAAFSADQKNGNLTAKERECFTAKDENSNGNESSKKEASDFQESSEHNLPDSPFASPKAVGDFITTFSNDTAGDADKGAGLNASSSANNNMIPSSSLFPATSTLDMTPFKSCYFQVPRFPSGHGAIGM
- the LOC129887022 gene encoding zinc finger CCCH domain-containing protein 53 isoform X3 yields the protein MDAYEATKIVFQRIQNLDPENASKIMGILLIQDHGEKEMIRLAFGPEALVHSVILKARKELGLSSNSPSTPSTPSSPSPFGGSVCFSRQNSSSSATSGRILGGLNLPSPLSITSNNNHSSTVSASWSTTPSFSEFQEADLVSPSASNISYAAASTNGINNSTMNSSAPPFYCNGEVDLIDEFQLQDQLSFLNDGSPTLGPKNPDVYYQQQQDLASSPSGDSMLFSSYNWGGGCSSVNGLSHRRSCSVSDICLGADDPSGGLGWKPCLYFARGYCKNGSSCRFLHGAGPGEAEVGSPSKFEMMEHCQELLRSKSAHQQRLASASQLVASSNFPLSPMIANKCINFLQQQQLQSAESPRAAAALMMGDDMHKLTRSRFERGDFGLNGGAGIANPGSRQIYLTFPADSTFKEEDVSNYFSTYGPVQDVRIPYQQKRMFGFVTFVYPETVKTILAKGNPHFVCDARVLVKPYKEKGKVPEKFRKQHQQQMERGEFTGCGSPTGLESSDPYDLQLGTRMFYNTQDALWRRKLEEQADLQQAIELQSRRLMNLQLLDVKRSTHHRALSMGAVIPSPPHSPGFFNQNMVRYADFGSREENGFAPKMANFAAFSADQKNGNLTAKERECFTAKDENSNGNESSKKEASDFQESSSEHNLPDSPFASPKAVGDFITTFSNDTAGDADKGSLPDMAPLECRPGQLVMLRSLASLV